A region of the Candidatus Methylacidithermus pantelleriae genome:
TGCCGGAGTGCCCATCTTCTGTGCGGTATCGGCTCCGTCGAGTCTTGCCGTGGCGGTGGCGGAAGAGTTTGGGATTACACTGGTCGGATTTCTGCGGGGGGACCGGTTTAACGTGTACACTTGGCCCGAGCGCTTGCTTTCGCAGGTCAAGAAGGAGGGGCCATAAGGAAGAAAATACCACGGTCTAATCCATGGGAGCAGGGCTCGAGGTAGGAATCACCGGAGTGATCCTGGCGGGGGGCAAGGGGTCCCGGATGGGCGGGGTCGATAAGGGGCTTGTAGCCCTTTCGGGCAGACCGCTGATCAGGTGGGTCCTGGACCGACTGGGTCCCCAGGTTGATCATCTTTTGATTAGTGCCAATCGCAACCAGGACTGTTACGCAAGTTTGGGAGTGCCTGTCGTCTCGGACCGGGAGCCCTGGACTGGTGTGGGGCCGCTTGGTGGGATCGCACGGGCCATGGAAGAGGCGACCGATCCTTTTGTTATGGTGGTTCCGTGTGACGCTCCCTTTGTTTTCCCCGATCTTGTGGGGCGGCTGTTTGCCTGTTGTCAAAGGACGGGCAAGGAGATGGCGATTGCCCATGATGGAAGAAGACCCCAGAACCTCTTTGCGCTCTTGCGGCGGGACCTTGTAGGACGGCTGCACGAATATTTGTCGAAGGGAAACCGGAAGGTGGAGGGGTTTTTTACTCCCGATCGGACGGCATGGGAGTT
Encoded here:
- the mobA gene encoding molybdenum cofactor guanylyltransferase MobA produces the protein MGAGLEVGITGVILAGGKGSRMGGVDKGLVALSGRPLIRWVLDRLGPQVDHLLISANRNQDCYASLGVPVVSDREPWTGVGPLGGIARAMEEATDPFVMVVPCDAPFVFPDLVGRLFACCQRTGKEMAIAHDGRRPQNLFALLRRDLVGRLHEYLSKGNRKVEGFFTPDRTAWEFFRDSEIGFFNINSSQDLAWAENLLSGKMAKGAEGHCET